The following coding sequences are from one Streptomyces sp. NBC_01232 window:
- a CDS encoding non-ribosomal peptide synthetase: MLPLSSSQEIVWLHEQMQPGSRAYNFTASLDLWGTLDTEALRRGLDATLARHPGLRLELVASAGSVPAQRVAPRCAPRLHTVDLATEEDPEAAFARLLRTEAETPLDTFEAPLIRWTLVRLAERHHRLIHVEHHLIHDGHSFAILLDDVFRVYRAHVLGETLTLPPASSYADHVLERTEAAYASESLDFWRAELQGQQHDLPLPGLTRPGARRKHHGGQLRQTIGADLAERLRAHARSRGLTPFSTLLGLFAELLRRHSGRSRMVIGTAVGNRPLGYEDAVGMFVNTIPLPLALDGAVPAQDTMDEVTDTLIRALPHQDVPVQELTRALGMHTSGADNPLFSVMFSAHDAPLPEIDVPGLDITLFEGFNTGTTRFDLDVVLLPDDRRGVTPRHGSPGMTLVWDYDMDLFGEDVARLLSGRFLDLLRAYLDSPETPLADLDPTAVEPAAEPVPVPSDRDPLDPVAAQHPSLPALLCGARRLTYGELDDRVGSLAERLRTAGVTAGRPVAVVLPRGADSLVALLACLRTGAVYCPLSPSDPPARLGLLLERLDPALVLTGDGTPALPDALPTARIDAPVLPPARGTAGLPGTAYVIHTSGSTGTPKPVAVGHAALVHHLTSAAERFGLTTSDRVLMFAQPSFDVALEEVLPALHAGACLVLPEYEVPTGAELTELLVSARVTVANLPTSYFLATREDLRPALREESWAPRLLVLGGERLPVEALRGVLADTDATVLNVYGVTEAAISSTVHEVSRDALAEGRAGAEIPLGTELPGERIHVLDSHHRPLPSGAVGELAVAGPGLAEGYAGNAEVTAARFVTVDALGGQRVYLTGDLGYRGLDGLLYFLGRRDNQIKLRGHRIELEEIEAAASAVLGGRSCAVVLDREGPGGPRLVGFLEGGADGAAFDEKALHAELSRRLPGPLVPARWAGLDVMPTLAGGKPDRTALSRRAAALDADDAGDATASDRGTEPGTGSGSEPGPAADAVSDDPMTALLTEGWCKVLGHSRFDARSHFFHSGGHSLLAAELAAWLEPRLGTRPPLRVLFRNPVLADQADALAATALSTES, from the coding sequence ATGCTTCCCCTCTCCTCCTCGCAGGAGATCGTCTGGCTGCACGAGCAGATGCAGCCCGGCAGTCGCGCCTACAACTTCACCGCCTCACTGGACCTGTGGGGCACGCTCGACACCGAGGCGCTGCGCCGGGGGCTCGATGCCACCCTGGCCCGCCACCCCGGTCTGCGGCTCGAACTCGTCGCCTCCGCCGGGTCCGTGCCGGCGCAGCGGGTCGCGCCGCGGTGCGCGCCGCGGCTGCACACCGTCGACCTCGCCACGGAGGAGGACCCCGAGGCGGCTTTCGCCCGTCTCCTGCGCACCGAGGCCGAGACGCCGCTCGACACGTTCGAGGCACCGCTGATCCGCTGGACTCTCGTACGGCTGGCCGAACGCCACCACCGTCTGATCCACGTCGAGCACCACCTGATCCACGACGGGCACTCCTTCGCGATCCTGCTCGACGACGTCTTCCGCGTCTACCGCGCCCACGTCCTGGGCGAGACCCTCACGCTCCCGCCCGCCTCGTCGTACGCGGACCACGTCCTGGAGCGGACCGAGGCCGCGTACGCATCCGAATCCCTCGACTTCTGGCGGGCCGAACTGCAGGGCCAGCAGCACGACCTGCCGCTGCCGGGCCTGACCCGGCCCGGTGCCCGCCGCAAGCACCACGGCGGGCAGCTGCGTCAGACCATCGGCGCCGATCTCGCCGAACGCCTGCGCGCGCACGCCCGTTCACGCGGTCTCACCCCCTTCTCCACGCTCCTCGGGCTGTTCGCCGAACTCCTGCGCCGGCACAGCGGCCGCTCCCGGATGGTCATCGGCACCGCGGTCGGCAACCGCCCCCTCGGCTACGAGGACGCCGTGGGCATGTTCGTCAACACCATCCCGCTGCCGCTCGCCCTGGACGGCGCCGTCCCCGCCCAGGACACCATGGACGAGGTCACCGACACCCTGATCCGGGCCCTGCCGCACCAGGACGTGCCGGTCCAGGAGCTCACCCGGGCGCTCGGCATGCACACCTCCGGCGCCGACAACCCCCTCTTCTCCGTGATGTTCAGCGCCCACGACGCGCCGCTGCCCGAGATCGACGTACCGGGCCTCGACATCACCCTCTTCGAGGGCTTCAACACCGGCACCACCCGCTTCGACCTCGACGTGGTCCTGCTCCCGGACGACCGGCGCGGCGTCACCCCGCGCCACGGCTCGCCCGGTATGACCCTGGTCTGGGACTACGACATGGACCTGTTCGGCGAGGACGTCGCCCGCTTGCTCTCCGGCCGTTTCCTGGACCTGCTGCGTGCCTATCTCGACAGCCCCGAGACCCCGCTGGCGGACCTGGATCCGACCGCCGTGGAACCGGCCGCCGAGCCCGTGCCCGTCCCGTCCGACCGGGATCCGCTGGATCCCGTGGCCGCGCAGCACCCGTCGCTGCCGGCCCTGCTGTGCGGAGCCCGCCGCCTCACCTACGGCGAGCTCGACGACCGCGTCGGCTCGCTCGCCGAGCGGCTGCGCACCGCCGGTGTGACGGCCGGCCGGCCCGTGGCCGTGGTCCTGCCGCGGGGGGCCGACTCGCTCGTCGCCCTGCTCGCGTGCCTGCGGACCGGCGCCGTCTACTGCCCGCTGTCCCCGTCCGATCCGCCGGCCCGGCTCGGCCTGCTGCTGGAGCGGCTCGACCCGGCGCTGGTCCTCACCGGTGACGGCACCCCGGCCCTGCCGGACGCGCTGCCGACCGCCCGGATCGACGCCCCCGTACTGCCTCCCGCGCGCGGCACCGCCGGACTTCCCGGCACCGCGTACGTCATCCACACCTCCGGCTCCACCGGGACGCCGAAGCCGGTGGCCGTCGGTCACGCGGCGCTGGTGCACCATCTGACGTCGGCCGCAGAGCGGTTCGGCCTCACCACCTCGGACCGGGTCCTGATGTTCGCCCAGCCGTCCTTCGACGTGGCGCTCGAGGAGGTGCTGCCGGCCCTGCACGCCGGTGCGTGCCTGGTCCTGCCCGAGTACGAGGTGCCCACCGGCGCGGAGCTCACCGAACTGCTGGTGTCCGCCCGGGTCACCGTCGCCAACCTGCCCACCAGCTACTTCCTCGCCACCCGCGAGGACCTGCGTCCCGCACTGCGCGAGGAGAGCTGGGCGCCCAGGCTCTTGGTCCTCGGCGGTGAGCGCCTGCCCGTGGAGGCGTTGCGCGGCGTCCTCGCCGACACCGACGCCACCGTGCTCAACGTGTACGGCGTCACGGAGGCGGCCATCAGCTCGACCGTCCACGAGGTCTCCCGCGACGCCCTCGCCGAGGGCAGGGCGGGCGCCGAGATCCCCCTGGGCACCGAACTCCCGGGCGAGCGGATCCACGTCCTGGACTCCCACCACCGCCCGCTGCCGTCCGGGGCGGTCGGTGAACTCGCCGTGGCAGGGCCCGGTCTCGCCGAGGGCTACGCGGGCAACGCGGAGGTGACGGCCGCCCGGTTCGTCACCGTCGACGCGCTCGGCGGGCAGCGCGTCTACCTGACCGGCGACCTCGGCTACCGCGGGCTGGACGGCCTGCTGTACTTCCTCGGACGGCGCGACAACCAGATCAAACTGCGCGGCCACCGCATCGAACTGGAGGAGATCGAGGCGGCGGCGTCCGCGGTGCTGGGCGGCCGGTCCTGCGCCGTCGTACTGGACCGGGAGGGCCCCGGCGGGCCCAGGCTCGTCGGCTTCCTCGAGGGCGGCGCCGACGGCGCGGCCTTCGACGAGAAGGCGCTGCACGCCGAGCTGAGCAGGCGCCTGCCCGGCCCCCTCGTGCCCGCCCGGTGGGCAGGGCTGGACGTCATGCCGACCCTTGCCGGCGGCAAGCCCGACCGTACGGCGCTGTCCCGCCGGGCGGCGGCGCTCGACGCCGACGACGCCGGCGACGCCACGGCGTCGGATCGCGGCACCGAGCCGGGGACCGGCTCCGGATCCGAGCCCGGGCCTGCGGCCGACGCCGTGTCCGACGACCCGATGACGGCCCTGCTCACGGAGGGCTGGTGCAAGGTCCTCGGCCACAGCCGTTTCGACGCCCGCTCCCACTTCTTCCACAGCGGGGGCCATTCCCTGCTGGCCGCCGAGCTGGCCGCCTGGCTGGAGCCCCGGCTGGGCACCCGCCCGCCGCTGCGGGTGCTCTTCCGCAACCCCGTCCTCGCCGACCAGGCCGATGCCCTCGCCGCCACCGCCCTTTCCACGGAGTCGTGA
- a CDS encoding condensation domain-containing protein, giving the protein MRSITSQYLARYRRLTGDRSDTVLPVTGAQRRFLLVRSLDPSGRPDVVPMFFAFPHGTIDPERLRAAASRLAARHTALRSRPSVVRGTPVLCVADPDVGVTRPALAPGESPAEALRRALESWDAQGPPLRLFLVRDEEREEEILAVALDHAVCDGRSLARIVGELGAAYSEEATGSHAAPGETENELAAYRDAVLRQLAAEERAETPEAAAYWADRLRTLRAHAPAPGPARLPEGARPSGVAQARLPAYDGGVSFPGLLDACRSAARELYGPGRTVPLGYPWGGRPPGAEPVVGCFLNTLVFPAETGPEAGLGTGLGTGPRSEAAADAWWDDLDRADVPFDAVVAAARAAGSGWTGGLDGLLTVDDDSRRPPLVLAGVEGREIHVDGRPVRGPFAVSITQGAEIRLRMVWDRAVLDDGAAQRAFDALTHALRPSEPTVR; this is encoded by the coding sequence GTGCGCAGCATCACGAGTCAGTACCTGGCCCGCTACCGACGTCTCACCGGCGACCGGTCCGACACCGTGCTGCCGGTCACCGGAGCACAGCGCCGCTTCCTGCTGGTGCGTTCGCTGGACCCGTCGGGACGCCCCGACGTGGTGCCGATGTTCTTCGCGTTCCCTCACGGAACCATCGACCCCGAACGCCTGCGGGCAGCGGCGTCCCGGCTCGCCGCACGGCACACGGCCCTGCGCTCACGGCCCTCCGTCGTACGGGGCACGCCCGTGCTGTGCGTGGCCGATCCGGACGTCGGCGTAACACGGCCGGCCCTCGCGCCGGGAGAGTCGCCCGCCGAGGCGCTCCGTCGTGCGCTGGAATCCTGGGACGCCCAGGGTCCCCCGTTGCGGCTCTTCCTCGTACGCGACGAGGAGCGCGAGGAGGAGATCCTCGCCGTCGCCCTGGACCACGCCGTCTGCGACGGCCGTTCGCTGGCGCGGATCGTCGGCGAACTCGGCGCCGCCTACAGCGAGGAGGCCACCGGTTCCCACGCCGCACCAGGGGAGACGGAGAACGAACTCGCCGCCTACCGGGACGCGGTCCTGCGTCAACTCGCCGCCGAGGAAAGGGCGGAGACGCCCGAGGCCGCCGCGTACTGGGCGGACAGGCTGCGTACGCTGCGTGCCCACGCCCCGGCGCCCGGTCCGGCCCGCCTGCCCGAGGGCGCACGGCCCAGCGGCGTCGCGCAGGCCCGGCTGCCCGCGTACGACGGCGGCGTGTCCTTCCCCGGACTGCTCGACGCCTGCCGCTCCGCGGCGCGCGAGCTGTACGGCCCCGGCCGCACGGTCCCGCTCGGCTACCCGTGGGGCGGCCGTCCCCCGGGAGCGGAACCGGTCGTCGGATGCTTCCTCAACACCCTCGTCTTCCCTGCCGAAACCGGCCCCGAGGCGGGCCTCGGAACGGGCCTCGGAACGGGCCCCCGCTCGGAGGCGGCGGCCGACGCCTGGTGGGACGATCTCGACCGGGCCGACGTACCGTTCGACGCGGTCGTGGCCGCCGCGCGGGCCGCCGGCTCGGGCTGGACCGGAGGCCTGGACGGCCTGCTCACCGTGGACGACGACAGCCGTCGCCCGCCGCTGGTGCTGGCCGGTGTCGAGGGACGGGAGATCCACGTCGACGGCCGGCCGGTCCGCGGTCCCTTCGCCGTCTCCATCACCCAGGGAGCGGAGATCCGCCTGCGGATGGTGTGGGACCGGGCGGTGCTCGACGACGGGGCCGCGCAGCGGGCGTTCGACGCGCTCACCCACGCGCTGCGCCCTTCGGAGCCCACCGTGCGGTGA
- a CDS encoding MFS transporter, which produces MSDTSRATAGGPMRLRDFRLLLAGAATGQLGAQVTLVALPLVAVLELDAPAFQVGLLTAAETAAFLLVGLPAGALTDRMRKRPLMIRTDLLRAAAMASIPAAAVADVLTMAQLYAVALVTGVATVFFDVAHQSYLPQILPRDQLMAGNGALETVRSTAHVTGPGIGGGLVQLVGAQFAVIVDAIGYLLSALFLRRIDQAEKAPEPAAAGGSLRKEIGEGVRFVFGHPLLRVIALTTGLANFCTAVLMATQTVHLVRVVGLEAGGLGLVLSASAVGGLLGALCAGRLAASLGQARVMLLSVLVTGPFALLWPLSGPGLAGAVLFAAGSAVVSFGAVVYNVAQVSFRQGMCPPRLLGRMNATLRFLMWGTLPLGALLGGALAQSYGSRTALAWCAVGILAVPLPLLLSPLRRMRDLPGPQDDGGAGPEADPEAEAGAGRGTQRDTASADGDERPAPAPAG; this is translated from the coding sequence ATGTCCGACACATCCCGAGCCACCGCCGGTGGCCCTATGCGCTTGCGCGACTTCCGACTGTTACTCGCGGGAGCTGCCACCGGACAGCTCGGTGCACAAGTGACACTGGTGGCGCTGCCCCTCGTCGCCGTCCTCGAACTCGATGCTCCTGCCTTCCAGGTGGGCCTCCTGACCGCTGCGGAGACCGCCGCCTTCCTGCTCGTCGGGCTGCCTGCCGGAGCGCTCACCGACCGGATGCGCAAGCGGCCCCTGATGATCCGCACGGATCTGCTGCGCGCCGCGGCCATGGCCAGCATCCCCGCGGCCGCGGTCGCGGACGTCCTGACCATGGCCCAGCTCTACGCCGTCGCCCTCGTGACCGGCGTGGCCACCGTGTTCTTCGACGTCGCCCACCAGAGTTACCTGCCGCAGATCCTGCCCCGTGATCAGCTCATGGCCGGCAACGGCGCCCTGGAGACCGTCCGTTCCACCGCCCACGTGACCGGACCCGGCATCGGCGGCGGACTGGTCCAGCTCGTCGGAGCCCAGTTCGCCGTCATCGTCGACGCCATCGGCTACCTGCTCTCCGCCCTCTTCCTCCGACGCATCGACCAGGCCGAGAAGGCGCCCGAACCCGCGGCCGCCGGGGGTTCGCTGCGCAAGGAGATCGGTGAGGGTGTCCGCTTCGTCTTCGGCCATCCGCTGCTCCGGGTCATCGCCCTCACCACCGGCCTCGCCAACTTCTGCACGGCCGTCCTCATGGCGACGCAGACCGTGCATCTCGTCCGCGTCGTCGGGCTGGAGGCCGGCGGACTCGGGCTGGTGCTCTCCGCGTCGGCCGTGGGAGGCCTCCTGGGCGCCCTGTGCGCCGGGCGCCTCGCGGCAAGCCTGGGACAGGCCCGGGTCATGCTCCTGTCCGTCCTCGTGACCGGCCCGTTCGCGCTGTTGTGGCCCCTGTCCGGGCCCGGTCTCGCCGGGGCGGTCCTGTTCGCCGCGGGATCGGCGGTCGTCTCCTTCGGCGCCGTCGTCTACAACGTCGCCCAGGTCAGCTTCCGCCAGGGCATGTGCCCACCCCGGCTGCTCGGCCGGATGAACGCCACCCTGCGCTTCCTCATGTGGGGCACGTTGCCGCTGGGCGCGCTCCTCGGCGGAGCCCTCGCCCAGTCCTACGGGTCGCGTACGGCTCTCGCCTGGTGCGCCGTCGGCATCCTCGCCGTACCACTGCCACTGCTGCTCTCGCCGCTGCGCCGGATGCGGGACCTGCCCGGGCCGCAGGACGACGGTGGCGCCGGTCCTGAGGCCGATCCCGAGGCCGAGGCGGGTGCCGGCCGCGGGACGCAGCGGGACACGGCCTCCGCCGACGGCGACGAACGGCCCGCCCCCGCACCCGCCGGCTGA
- a CDS encoding TerC family protein produces the protein MHDVPYWLWIVFAATVLVSLAIDLLAHREAHVIGFREAAAWSGVWVGLALVFGGVVFAVVGTQAGVEYTTAWLLEKSLSVDNLFVFALIFGYFKVPRAYQHRVLFLGVLGALVFRGLFLAAGVAVVSRFTAVLYVFAAILFWSTIKILRGEDDSFDPGRSIAVRLLRKIMPVRDDYAGTKFFVKEAGKRVATPLLAVVAAIEAADLVFAVDSVPAVLAVSSDAFIVYSSNAFAILGLRALYFMLAGMLERFHYLSKGLALILAFIGVKLVLQASHKLISPAIPEIPSPVSLAVIVVVLAVSVVLSLLRPPPADQHDAAHEDR, from the coding sequence GTGCACGATGTGCCCTACTGGTTGTGGATCGTCTTCGCCGCCACCGTCCTGGTGTCCCTGGCGATCGATCTGCTTGCCCACCGTGAGGCACACGTCATCGGCTTCCGCGAGGCGGCCGCGTGGAGCGGGGTGTGGGTCGGTCTCGCTCTCGTCTTCGGTGGTGTCGTCTTCGCCGTCGTGGGCACGCAGGCCGGGGTCGAGTACACGACGGCGTGGCTGCTGGAGAAGAGCCTGTCGGTCGACAACCTCTTCGTCTTCGCCCTGATCTTCGGCTACTTCAAGGTGCCGCGGGCCTACCAGCACCGCGTGCTGTTCCTCGGGGTGCTGGGCGCCCTCGTCTTCCGGGGCCTGTTCCTCGCCGCCGGCGTCGCCGTCGTCAGCCGCTTCACGGCCGTTCTGTACGTCTTCGCCGCCATCCTCTTCTGGAGCACGATCAAGATCCTCAGAGGAGAGGACGACAGCTTCGACCCCGGGCGGAGCATCGCCGTCCGGCTGCTGCGGAAGATCATGCCCGTCCGGGACGACTACGCCGGAACCAAGTTCTTCGTCAAGGAAGCGGGCAAACGCGTCGCGACGCCGCTGCTCGCCGTGGTGGCCGCGATCGAGGCGGCCGACCTGGTCTTCGCGGTGGACAGCGTGCCCGCCGTGCTCGCGGTGAGCAGTGACGCCTTCATCGTCTACAGCAGCAACGCGTTCGCCATTCTCGGACTCCGGGCGCTGTACTTCATGCTCGCCGGGATGCTGGAACGGTTCCACTACCTCAGCAAAGGGCTGGCCCTGATCCTCGCGTTCATCGGCGTGAAGCTGGTGCTGCAGGCCTCGCACAAGCTGATCAGCCCGGCGATCCCGGAGATCCCCTCACCCGTGAGCCTCGCCGTGATCGTCGTCGTACTCGCGGTGTCCGTCGTGCTCAGCCTGCTGCGACCGCCACCCGCCGATCAGCACGACGCAGCGCACGAGGACCGATGA
- a CDS encoding glutamate--cysteine ligase — MRSVGVEEELLLADGESGEPLAVSGAVLAAADEKAAREKAAGHTFEAELQEEQVEFGTKPATDMGHVRDEILRWRAEAARHAAAAGAVVAAIGTSPLAVRPSMSPGHRYDWVARQFGMTAQEQLTCGCHVHVSVESDEEGVAVLDRMRPWLPVLTAMSANSPFWQGEDTGYGSYRSRVWNRLPAAGPVDVFGSAERYHAEVRAMVESGVLRDRGMIWFDARLSASYPTVEVRVADVCLDASTPVLLAALVRGLVETAAREWRAGEPPAGVSTGLLRLASWQAGRSGLDGPLLHPETLRESAPEAAVDALYRHVGDALADSGDEELVRAGIAGLLEHGNGARVQRSLLRSEGDLASVVRQCARRTTAGADRPGPDARS; from the coding sequence ATGCGGAGCGTGGGCGTCGAGGAAGAGCTGCTGCTGGCGGACGGGGAGAGCGGGGAGCCGCTGGCCGTTTCGGGAGCCGTGCTCGCCGCAGCCGACGAAAAGGCGGCCCGTGAAAAGGCAGCCGGCCACACATTCGAGGCTGAGCTCCAGGAGGAGCAGGTCGAGTTCGGCACGAAACCGGCGACGGACATGGGTCACGTGCGGGACGAGATCCTCCGGTGGCGCGCCGAGGCCGCCCGGCACGCCGCGGCGGCCGGTGCGGTCGTGGCGGCCATCGGCACCTCACCGCTGGCCGTCCGCCCCTCCATGTCCCCCGGGCACCGCTACGACTGGGTGGCGCGGCAGTTCGGCATGACCGCACAGGAGCAGCTGACCTGCGGCTGCCATGTCCACGTGTCGGTGGAGTCGGACGAGGAGGGCGTGGCCGTACTGGACCGCATGCGGCCCTGGCTGCCCGTACTGACCGCGATGAGCGCGAACTCCCCGTTCTGGCAGGGCGAGGACACCGGGTACGGCAGCTATCGCAGCCGGGTCTGGAACCGGCTGCCCGCGGCCGGGCCGGTGGACGTCTTCGGTTCCGCCGAGCGCTACCACGCGGAGGTGCGGGCCATGGTCGAGTCGGGGGTGCTGCGCGACCGGGGGATGATCTGGTTCGACGCACGGCTGTCCGCCTCCTACCCGACGGTGGAGGTCAGGGTGGCGGACGTGTGTCTCGATGCCTCGACCCCCGTCCTGCTGGCCGCCCTCGTACGGGGCCTGGTGGAGACCGCGGCCCGGGAGTGGCGGGCGGGCGAACCCCCGGCCGGGGTCAGCACCGGGCTGCTGCGGCTCGCGTCGTGGCAGGCGGGCCGCTCGGGGCTCGACGGTCCGCTGCTGCATCCCGAGACGTTGCGGGAGTCCGCGCCCGAGGCCGCCGTCGACGCGCTGTACCGGCACGTGGGCGACGCGCTGGCCGACTCCGGCGACGAGGAGCTCGTACGGGCAGGAATCGCCGGCCTCCTGGAGCACGGCAACGGCGCGCGCGTCCAGCGGAGCCTGCTGCGGTCGGAGGGGGACCTGGCTTCGGTCGTCCGGCAGTGCGCGCGCCGGACCACGGCCGGCGCCGACCGGCCGGGCCCGGACGCACGGAGCTGA
- a CDS encoding class I SAM-dependent DNA methyltransferase, which produces MTSSELWTRATADRYDSEETEASSAAVLGPTLAFLADLAGDGRALEFAIGTGRVGVPLRERGVQVVGIELSEHMVAVLRRKIDESTLPVTIGDMATTVVPGEFSLVYLVYNTITNLLTQDEQVECFRNAARHLEPGGRFVIELGVPPLRFLPPGQVAVPFDVSEQHLGLDTFDLAEQILVSHHFTRDGDDGRYRRELSRHRYAWPAELDLMARIAGLELERRVADWDGDPFTQDSAKHISVWRKPA; this is translated from the coding sequence ATGACCAGCAGCGAACTGTGGACCCGTGCGACCGCCGACCGCTACGACAGCGAGGAGACCGAGGCGTCCTCGGCTGCCGTTCTCGGACCGACCCTCGCCTTCCTCGCCGACCTCGCCGGAGACGGCCGGGCACTGGAGTTCGCCATCGGAACCGGACGAGTGGGCGTCCCGCTCCGGGAACGCGGCGTGCAGGTAGTGGGCATCGAACTGTCCGAGCACATGGTTGCGGTGCTGCGGCGCAAGATCGACGAGAGCACGCTCCCGGTAACCATCGGGGACATGGCCACCACCGTCGTCCCCGGCGAGTTCAGCCTCGTCTATCTCGTCTACAACACCATCACGAACCTGCTCACGCAGGACGAGCAGGTCGAGTGCTTCCGGAACGCCGCGCGTCATCTGGAGCCCGGCGGCCGGTTCGTCATCGAGCTGGGCGTGCCGCCGCTGCGGTTCCTGCCGCCCGGCCAGGTCGCGGTGCCGTTCGACGTCTCCGAGCAGCATCTCGGCCTCGACACCTTCGACCTGGCCGAGCAGATTCTCGTCTCGCACCACTTCACCCGTGACGGCGACGACGGCCGCTACCGCCGTGAGCTGTCCCGGCACCGGTACGCCTGGCCGGCAGAGCTCGACCTGATGGCACGGATCGCCGGGCTCGAGCTGGAACGTCGCGTCGCGGACTGGGACGGGGATCCGTTCACCCAGGACTCCGCGAAGCACATCTCGGTGTGGCGCAAGCCGGCCTGA
- a CDS encoding alpha/beta hydrolase yields the protein MWIGSAVAVALLAGAGAGLIHWKTDWFDGNGESVLYAKPPAGAAQNEETGGGKQSAAPSVDPDLSLPAGPFTDFKQAVKLDDGTRISKARVKGPKSGFEGSVWVWTPKEYDRPEYAKSAFPVMIALPGGNGNADNYWATMPQLGLQKAIAEGAAAGKSLPFILVMPILNPDAKYYYDGSDIPGQAKMGTWIGEDVPDLARANFRTYKSRDGWAFMGNSSGAFVGLKQLLQKPDRFRAVIANGGEIVPDSPLWKGHQAEMDANNPEKLAPKLIANKGPEVNVLFQYGTKEGGRDRMEKFQQQVGNGPVKVTIHEIQGGDHNGWDYVRGMKEGPLEQLSKLMKGPKPQ from the coding sequence ATGTGGATCGGCTCCGCGGTGGCCGTGGCCCTGCTCGCCGGTGCCGGCGCCGGGTTGATCCACTGGAAGACGGACTGGTTCGACGGGAACGGCGAGTCCGTCCTCTACGCGAAGCCCCCCGCCGGAGCGGCCCAGAACGAGGAGACCGGAGGCGGGAAGCAGAGCGCCGCGCCCAGCGTGGACCCGGATCTGTCCCTCCCCGCCGGCCCGTTCACCGACTTCAAGCAGGCGGTCAAGCTGGACGACGGCACCCGCATATCCAAGGCCCGGGTGAAGGGCCCGAAGTCCGGCTTCGAGGGCAGCGTCTGGGTGTGGACGCCCAAGGAGTACGACCGCCCGGAGTACGCGAAGAGCGCCTTCCCGGTCATGATCGCGCTGCCCGGAGGCAACGGGAACGCCGACAACTACTGGGCGACCATGCCGCAGCTGGGGCTCCAGAAGGCCATCGCCGAAGGCGCCGCAGCAGGCAAGAGCCTCCCGTTCATCCTGGTCATGCCGATCCTCAACCCGGACGCCAAGTACTACTACGACGGCTCCGACATCCCCGGCCAGGCCAAGATGGGCACCTGGATAGGCGAGGACGTACCCGACCTCGCCCGGGCCAACTTCCGTACCTACAAGTCCCGTGACGGCTGGGCCTTCATGGGCAACTCCTCCGGCGCCTTCGTCGGTCTCAAGCAACTCCTGCAGAAGCCTGACCGCTTCCGGGCCGTCATAGCCAACGGCGGCGAGATCGTCCCGGACTCCCCGCTCTGGAAGGGCCACCAGGCGGAAATGGACGCCAACAACCCCGAGAAGCTCGCCCCGAAGCTGATCGCCAACAAGGGTCCCGAGGTGAACGTCCTCTTCCAGTACGGCACCAAGGAGGGCGGCCGCGACCGGATGGAGAAGTTCCAGCAGCAGGTCGGCAATGGCCCGGTCAAGGTCACGATCCACGAGATCCAGGGCGGCGACCACAACGGCTGGGACTACGTCCGGGGCATGAAGGAAGGCCCCCTGGAACAGCTCAGCAAGCTGATGAAGGGCCCGAAGCCGCAATAG